A stretch of DNA from Flavobacteriaceae bacterium MAR_2009_75:
TAGCGAAGAAACAAAAGAGTAATCTTGAATAAATAGTAAACACTAACACTTAATTAATTAAATCAGAAAATGAAAACTAAATTTTTAATACTTGCAAGCCTATGTTTCTCAATGTTAGGCTTTGCTCAGAAAAATGAAATCAAGACTGCTGAAAAAGCACTCAAAGGTGGTGATGCAGCAGCGGCAAAAACAGCTTTAGATGCGGTGTCTGGAACAATTTCTGGCGCAGATGAGAAGCTTCAGGCCCAATATTATTTTACACGCGGTAAGGCGTATGCCGATTTGGCGAAAAAAGGAGATAGTGGGGCGTTTGAAGAAGCAGCTACATCTTTTCAAAAAGTTATTGAGGTCGAAGAAAAAAGTGGTAAGGGCAAATATTCTGATGAAACTAAGCAGCATATGACTGCATTGAGCGCTGATTTGGTGAATTCAGCTGTAGAAGATAACGGAAACAAGAAATTCAAAGAAGCTGCCGAGAAGCTTTATACTAGCTATAAAATCAGTCCTCAAGATACTTCTTACCTTTATTATGCGGCCAGTAGCGCAGTAAATGGGGGTCATTATGAAGAGGCTCTTAAATACTACGAAGAGTTACAAGAAATTGGATATGATGGTAGCGGTGTGGTCTATAAAGCTACTAATGTAGAATCTGGCGAGGTTGAAGAGATGGATAAGACTCAAAGAGACTTAATGGTTAAATCTGGTACTTATAAAGATCCGGTAGATGAGAACACACCTTCGAAAAAAGCTGAAATCGTAAAGAATACGGCACTTATCTATACTCAATTAGGGCAAGATGATAAGGCATTGGAGGCTTATAAAGCAGCCCGTGTGAGCAATCCTGATGATGTAAACTTAATTTTGAACGAAGCGAACCTGCACTACAAATTAGGGGATAAAGAAAAGTTCAAAGAGTTGATGGCCGAAGCAGCTGCTATGGCTCCTGAAAATGCAGATTTGCACTACAATATCGGTGTAATAAACATGGAGCAGGACAATTTGGAAGAGGCTAGAGCTTCTTATAAGAAAGCATTGGAAATCAATCCTGGTTATACAAACGCCCAGTTGAACCTTTCTACTACTTATGTAAACGAGGGTAACTCTTTGATTGATGAGATGAACAGTCTTGGTAATTCAAAAGCCGATATCGCCAAGTATGATGAATTGAAGAAGAAGAAAGATGACCTTTTTATGGAAGGCGCTACTGTTCTTGAAGATGCATTAAAAATGAACCCTGATAACCAAAGTATTCTTACTCAACTTAAGAATATATATGGTGCAATGGGAGATAATGAAAACTTTATGCGCGTTAAAAAGTTATTGGGCGAATAAGAGTTTAAAATAATGATATTTCCAAAAAAAAAATCCTTCTAGACAATCTAGAAGGATTTTTTTGTTTTAAATGATTTTCTTGATCACCCTCAGTTTAAAAGAGTATTTCGAAGTATCGACATTGAAGATTCCGGTGTGGTCTAGACGATCTATTCGCACTTTACCATCCACATGAATAATATAGTTGTTCTCCATTATAATGCCTACATGGTAAATCTCACCATCGGCATCATCGAAAAAGGCCAAATCACCGACTTCACTCTCTTCAATGAAGCTTAACGGTTCACCTTGTGATGCTTGTTCGTTCGCCTTTCTCGATAAATTGTAACCATTGATCTTATAAACCATTTGTGCAAATGCCGAGGCATCGATACCAAACGGACTTTTACCTCCCCATAGAAAGGGTGTATTCAGGTATAATAAGGCGGTGTTGATTAAGCTATTCTTCTCTTTTTTACCTTCAAAATAGCTACCGTCGAACTTATGGGCCAATTGCCCTGTGTGGCCGACCGAAGAACCTAACAAAATCGGTACTAGTACCGAATCTTTGGTCTCTATAAAAGAGACAAGGTCAGATGAGTGTCTTACCCTCTTATCGGTTTCCATAAAGTTGTACGTAACGTCGTCTATGAGCGTTATTTGTTGGTTGAGCACCCAACCCTCACATTTATCGAAGGCTGTTCTAATACGACTCCAAAACTTGCGTTGTTCTAAAACCTTAAAATGATCACCATATAAAAGCTGGGTGAGCATTTCAGAAGAATCGTTTGTTTGAACCCTAACTGAAACAACGCTAAGATGACAGATACCGTACTGCATAATTTTTACTAACGAATACGGATTAGTTATCGTTCTACAATAATCGCTGAAGCGCCACCACCACCATTGCATATGGCCGCGGCACCTATTTTAGCTTCTTTTTGTTTGAGAACATGTAAAAGAGTAACGAGAATACGTGCTCCTGAACAACCCAATGGGTGGCCCAGAGATACCGCACCTCCATTCACATTTGTATTTTTGTCAGAGAGTTTTAATAATTTCATGTTGGCCAAGCCCACGACTGAAAATGCTTCATTAAATTCAAAATAGTCGATATCATCAAGAGATATATTCGCTTTCGAAATGGCTTTCGGTAATGCCTTTGCAGGTGCTGTGGTAAACCACTTAGGTTCTTGCGCGGCATCGGCATAGCTTTTAATTGTTCCCAATGGTGTCAAGTTAAGTTCTTTAGCTTTCTCGGCACTCATAAGTACTAGAGCGGCAGCCCCATCATTTATGGTGGAGGCGTTGGCGGCAGTTACTGTTCCATCTTTTGAAAAAGCGGCGCGTAAATGAGGTATCTTATCAATTTTTACGTTCTTGAACTCTTCATCTTCTTTGACAAGAACAGGTTCGCCACGTCGCTGAGGAACTTCTACTGGAACGATTTCATCATCGAATCTACCACTGTTCCAAGCATCAGAAGAACGTTGGTAAGACTGTATCGCAAAATTATCTTGGTCTTCTCTACTAAAATTATATTTTTTCGCACATTCATCTGCACATACACCCATTGCATTTTGGTCGTATACATCAACTAGACCATCTTTCTGCATACCATCGATTAGGGTAGTGGGTCCAAATTTTTGTCCGTTTCTGAGATGTACATAATGTGGAATCAGACTCATGTTTTCCATTCCACCGGCAACAGCAATCGATATATCGCCCAAGGCAATAGCTTGAGCGGCTTGAGTAACGGCTTTCATTCCTGAAGCACAAACTTTATTTATGGTGGTGCAAGGCACGCTATCGGATATGCCCGCATAAATTGCTGCTTGTCGAGCTGGGGCCTGGCCCGTACCCGCCTGTACTACATTACCCATCAAAACCTCTTCGACCAAATCAGGTGACAAGTTAATTTTTTCCAATGCCCCCTTTATGGCAAT
This window harbors:
- a CDS encoding tetratricopeptide repeat protein, which gives rise to MKTKFLILASLCFSMLGFAQKNEIKTAEKALKGGDAAAAKTALDAVSGTISGADEKLQAQYYFTRGKAYADLAKKGDSGAFEEAATSFQKVIEVEEKSGKGKYSDETKQHMTALSADLVNSAVEDNGNKKFKEAAEKLYTSYKISPQDTSYLYYAASSAVNGGHYEEALKYYEELQEIGYDGSGVVYKATNVESGEVEEMDKTQRDLMVKSGTYKDPVDENTPSKKAEIVKNTALIYTQLGQDDKALEAYKAARVSNPDDVNLILNEANLHYKLGDKEKFKELMAEAAAMAPENADLHYNIGVINMEQDNLEEARASYKKALEINPGYTNAQLNLSTTYVNEGNSLIDEMNSLGNSKADIAKYDELKKKKDDLFMEGATVLEDALKMNPDNQSILTQLKNIYGAMGDNENFMRVKKLLGE
- a CDS encoding SH3 domain-containing protein; amino-acid sequence: MQYGICHLSVVSVRVQTNDSSEMLTQLLYGDHFKVLEQRKFWSRIRTAFDKCEGWVLNQQITLIDDVTYNFMETDKRVRHSSDLVSFIETKDSVLVPILLGSSVGHTGQLAHKFDGSYFEGKKEKNSLINTALLYLNTPFLWGGKSPFGIDASAFAQMVYKINGYNLSRKANEQASQGEPLSFIEESEVGDLAFFDDADGEIYHVGIIMENNYIIHVDGKVRIDRLDHTGIFNVDTSKYSFKLRVIKKII
- a CDS encoding acetyl-CoA C-acetyltransferase; the encoded protein is MKEVVIVSAVRTPIGSFMGVLSSIPAPKLGAIAIKGALEKINLSPDLVEEVLMGNVVQAGTGQAPARQAAIYAGISDSVPCTTINKVCASGMKAVTQAAQAIALGDISIAVAGGMENMSLIPHYVHLRNGQKFGPTTLIDGMQKDGLVDVYDQNAMGVCADECAKKYNFSREDQDNFAIQSYQRSSDAWNSGRFDDEIVPVEVPQRRGEPVLVKEDEEFKNVKIDKIPHLRAAFSKDGTVTAANASTINDGAAALVLMSAEKAKELNLTPLGTIKSYADAAQEPKWFTTAPAKALPKAISKANISLDDIDYFEFNEAFSVVGLANMKLLKLSDKNTNVNGGAVSLGHPLGCSGARILVTLLHVLKQKEAKIGAAAICNGGGGASAIIVER